Proteins co-encoded in one Borreliella andersonii genomic window:
- a CDS encoding ImmA/IrrE family metallo-endopeptidase: MNENKFSSYIENSKVYSDYIISTHKILLIPVPIIKIAMGEDLKIFEINFQDKHKDFSGYIKLNEKSLYINENMSLENKRFTIAKNLGHYLMHQDQIKNLSKNENYYNDIQDSQMVTEANIFAANILIPTTTLKLKLSQYKSKECPQKTIAKEFQVTENIIYLKLSILNDLSKINKIKKSKKFLKIKNIKEKIAADIYLHNTDKIKESIALDLEKYEIEKKERIKKIFEDLE; encoded by the coding sequence ATGAATGAAAACAAATTCAGCTCTTATATTGAAAATTCTAAAGTTTATTCGGATTATATAATATCAACACATAAAATATTGCTTATTCCTGTTCCTATAATAAAAATTGCTATGGGAGAAGATCTTAAAATTTTCGAAATAAATTTCCAAGATAAGCACAAAGATTTTTCAGGATATATTAAATTAAATGAAAAATCTTTATATATAAATGAAAACATGAGCCTTGAAAATAAAAGATTTACAATAGCAAAAAATTTGGGGCATTACTTGATGCATCAAGATCAAATTAAAAATCTATCTAAAAATGAAAATTATTATAATGATATTCAGGATAGTCAAATGGTAACAGAAGCCAACATATTTGCCGCAAACATATTAATTCCAACAACCACATTAAAATTAAAATTATCTCAATATAAATCTAAAGAGTGCCCTCAAAAAACAATAGCAAAAGAATTTCAAGTAACTGAAAATATAATTTACTTAAAATTAAGCATACTCAATGACCTTAGCAAAATAAACAAAATAAAAAAGAGTAAAAAATTTTTAAAAATCAAAAACATAAAAGAAAAAATAGCAGCAGACATTTACCTCCACAATACAGATAAAATTAAAGAATCAATAGCCCTTGATTTAGAAAAATATGAAATTGAAAAAAAAGAACGAATTAAAAAAATATTTGAGGATCTAGAGTAA
- a CDS encoding ankyrin repeat domain-containing protein, whose amino-acid sequence MSYHVLSKIFLYFGYLVIGFLSFTIFNKNLRNKIKDKLKNLNFLYYLTFFTLFIISSNLSYYFTEKQLLEDFNIFEKEFLEIHKINEKFFQKYLLNFPVPIRMELMSKFDPIYTVFNASFEKYAKNIGKNSYEIQTNYKNYVRATNSEIKEKLKQIKENITPIYNKYKLPIINGKNTEISIDGNGNIIPVIKNANGQITELLFYDQNYNLIPFKKFETYEVKFDLIPENKNTNFKELINVYYLDEKNIITPIEYYKNNIDTSPYYIDLQENKDDFLKTIKIKKEYGLYIEKKKQLQNLIENDKLDDFKEFLSKNNNIFSLNTIFSNGNPIFTYAINVKAKGIINYLITKEFNINLINQNSQTALHNAIIQNYDLNFIKSLIEKGANPNIRDGDNKLPIDYSDKTSEIYKYLIGI is encoded by the coding sequence ATGAGTTATCATGTGCTAAGCAAAATATTTCTATATTTTGGATATCTTGTTATTGGGTTTCTATCTTTTACAATTTTCAATAAAAACTTAAGAAATAAAATCAAAGACAAATTAAAAAATTTAAACTTTCTATATTATTTAACTTTTTTTACTCTTTTTATTATTAGTTCAAATTTATCTTATTACTTCACTGAAAAACAGTTATTGGAAGATTTTAATATTTTCGAAAAAGAATTTCTTGAAATACATAAAATAAACGAAAAATTTTTTCAAAAGTACCTACTAAATTTCCCAGTACCAATAAGAATGGAATTGATGTCAAAATTTGATCCAATATATACAGTGTTTAATGCTAGTTTTGAGAAATATGCTAAAAACATCGGAAAAAATTCTTATGAAATTCAAACAAATTATAAAAATTACGTCAGAGCAACAAATTCAGAAATTAAAGAAAAACTCAAACAAATAAAAGAAAATATTACTCCTATTTATAATAAATATAAATTGCCTATTATAAATGGAAAAAATACAGAAATAAGTATTGATGGAAATGGGAATATTATTCCTGTTATAAAAAATGCAAACGGACAAATAACAGAATTACTATTTTACGATCAAAATTATAATTTAATCCCTTTTAAAAAATTTGAAACCTATGAAGTTAAATTTGATTTAATTCCAGAAAATAAAAATACAAACTTCAAAGAATTAATAAACGTTTATTATCTTGATGAAAAAAATATTATCACTCCCATAGAATATTATAAGAATAATATAGATACCAGCCCTTATTACATAGATTTGCAAGAAAATAAAGATGATTTTCTTAAGACAATAAAAATCAAAAAAGAATATGGTTTATACATTGAGAAAAAAAAGCAACTACAAAATTTAATTGAAAATGATAAACTTGATGACTTTAAAGAATTTTTATCAAAAAATAATAATATTTTTTCACTAAATACAATATTTTCTAATGGCAATCCAATATTTACTTATGCTATAAATGTAAAGGCAAAGGGTATTATAAATTATTTAATAACAAAAGAATTTAATATTAATTTAATAAATCAAAATTCTCAAACAGCTCTTCATAATGCTATAATTCAAAATTATGATTTAAATTTTATTAAATCACTTATTGAAAAAGGCGCTAATCCAAATATCAGAGATGGCGACAATAAACTACCGATAGATTATTCCGATAAAACTAGTGAAATCTATAAATATTTAATCGGAATTTAA